One genomic segment of Verrucomicrobiota bacterium includes these proteins:
- the rplV gene encoding 50S ribosomal protein L22 produces the protein MEVQAIQKYARISHLKARQVAMEIQGLPALQALDIMKFSPKKAARIVYKTLKSAIANAENNNSLDPKKLVVKESVANTAGYLSRFRPKARGSAGKIRKRFSHFKIVLSDGLSAPESTESNNA, from the coding sequence ATGGAAGTACAAGCAATCCAAAAATACGCGAGAATCTCGCACTTAAAAGCAAGACAGGTAGCCATGGAGATCCAGGGTCTCCCAGCGTTGCAGGCTTTGGATATTATGAAGTTCAGTCCAAAGAAAGCAGCCCGTATTGTCTATAAAACTTTAAAATCAGCTATTGCCAATGCTGAAAACAATAACAGCCTTGACCCCAAAAAACTAGTGGTCAAGGAGTCAGTGGCCAATACAGCGGGATACCTTTCTCGCTTCAGGCCAAAAGCCCGTGGCTCGGCCGGAAAAATCCGTAAACGTTTTTCGCACTTTAAGATCGTATTGTCCGATGGACTATCCGCTCCGGAGTCAACAGAAAGCAACAACGCTTAA